From a region of the Pirellulales bacterium genome:
- a CDS encoding FAD:protein FMN transferase: MPSPRQTNRRQFLKGQAAAQALGDLVAPAEVEGDQPTTPAAAETYLLQLGRRAMACQFEIYLNAGQYSQAADIALEALDFVDRLEEQMTVYRDTSEISRLNRLAASGPVEVEPRLFQLLLRAAQIHRETEGAFDITSGPLTKVWGFYRRAGTIPEADVLAEALRRVGSDALEFDEASHAVRFLKPGVEVNLGAIGKGYALDRVAEQMLSAGIDHFLWHGGQSSLLARGTCGRQTGAPGGWTVDVRHPLRPERSVVEIRLRDRALGTSGAGTQFFRHAGRRYGHILDPRTGWPAEGVYSATVIASTAADADALATALYVLGAERAVAWCGQHPEVRLLMFVAGQSRRSVELVTCGLSPGDWRQVGDL, translated from the coding sequence ATGCCCAGCCCGCGCCAGACCAACCGCCGCCAGTTCCTCAAGGGCCAGGCCGCCGCCCAGGCATTGGGCGATCTTGTCGCGCCGGCCGAGGTCGAAGGCGACCAGCCAACGACACCCGCCGCCGCGGAAACCTACCTGCTTCAACTTGGCCGCCGGGCCATGGCCTGCCAGTTCGAAATCTACTTGAACGCGGGCCAGTACTCGCAGGCGGCCGACATCGCCCTGGAAGCGCTCGATTTCGTCGACCGACTCGAAGAACAGATGACGGTCTACCGCGACACCAGCGAGATCAGCCGGCTCAATCGCTTGGCGGCCAGCGGCCCGGTTGAAGTCGAGCCGCGCCTGTTTCAGTTGCTGCTCCGCGCCGCCCAGATTCATCGCGAAACCGAGGGCGCTTTCGACATCACCTCCGGACCGCTCACGAAGGTGTGGGGCTTTTATCGCCGCGCCGGGACGATTCCCGAAGCCGACGTTCTGGCCGAGGCGCTCCGCCGCGTGGGCAGCGACGCACTCGAATTCGACGAAGCGAGCCACGCCGTCCGCTTTCTCAAACCGGGCGTGGAGGTCAATCTGGGGGCCATCGGCAAAGGCTATGCGCTCGACCGCGTGGCCGAGCAGATGCTTTCAGCGGGCATCGACCACTTTCTCTGGCATGGCGGGCAAAGCAGCTTGCTGGCCCGTGGAACTTGTGGCCGGCAAACGGGCGCTCCGGGCGGTTGGACGGTCGACGTGCGGCATCCCTTGCGACCGGAGCGTTCGGTCGTCGAAATCCGTCTTCGCGATCGGGCTTTGGGCACGTCCGGCGCCGGCACGCAGTTCTTTCGCCACGCCGGCCGCCGCTACGGGCACATTCTCGACCCGCGCACGGGCTGGCCCGCCGAGGGCGTCTACTCCGCCACGGTGATTGCTTCGACCGCGGCCGACGCCGATGCCTTGGCCACCGCGCTGTATGTGCTCGGCGCGGAGCGTGCGGTGGCGTGGTGCGGACAGCACCCGGAGGTCCGCCTGCTGATGTTTGTCGCCGGCCAAAGCCGTCGCTCGGTGGAGTTGGTCACCTGCGGGCTGTCGCCCGGTGATTGGCGACAAGTGGGCGATCTCTAG
- a CDS encoding SDR family NAD(P)-dependent oxidoreductase: MTSSWQGKVVVVTGGSSGLGKAIAEAFAARGAHVVIAARRADALAKTADALRTKGSEVAVVAADVTRDDDVARLFAKTIERFGRLDVLVNNAGRSMRRQVDETTADDFRELLELNFLAVVRCTHAALPHLLATRGHLVNIGSLAGKSAARFVGAYPATKFAVTAYSQQLRLELGPRGLHVLLVCPGPIARHEPRGPERQLRDAASAGLPPGAYKPGAGVRTKALSPERLAQEIVRACETRRSELVRPRLARLLFAVAQLSPGLGDWLVKRLT, translated from the coding sequence GTGACAAGTTCTTGGCAAGGTAAAGTCGTGGTGGTGACCGGCGGCTCAAGCGGGCTGGGCAAGGCGATCGCCGAGGCTTTCGCCGCACGAGGCGCGCACGTCGTGATCGCCGCGCGCCGGGCCGATGCTCTGGCCAAGACGGCCGACGCGTTGCGGACCAAAGGGAGCGAGGTCGCTGTGGTCGCGGCCGATGTCACCCGCGATGACGACGTAGCGCGGCTGTTTGCCAAAACCATCGAGCGTTTCGGCCGGCTCGACGTGCTGGTGAACAACGCGGGACGGTCGATGCGTCGGCAGGTGGACGAAACCACGGCCGACGATTTCCGCGAGTTGCTCGAATTGAATTTCCTGGCCGTGGTGCGTTGCACGCACGCCGCTCTGCCGCACTTGCTGGCCACACGCGGGCACCTGGTGAATATCGGCTCGCTGGCCGGCAAATCGGCGGCGCGCTTTGTCGGAGCCTACCCCGCCACCAAGTTCGCCGTCACCGCCTACTCGCAGCAACTGCGGTTGGAACTTGGCCCGCGGGGACTGCACGTGCTGTTGGTCTGTCCGGGGCCGATCGCCCGGCACGAGCCACGCGGACCGGAGCGGCAGCTTCGCGACGCCGCGTCGGCCGGCTTGCCGCCCGGCGCTTACAAACCGGGAGCCGGCGTGCGGACCAAGGCGTTGTCGCCGGAGCGGCTGGCCCAGGAGATCGTGCGGGCGTGCGAGACGCGGCGCAGCGAATTGGTGCGTCCGCGTCTGGCGCGGCTGCTGTTTGCCGTGGCGCAGTTGTCGCCCGGCCTGGGCGACTGGCTGGTGAAGCGGTTGACCTGA
- a CDS encoding DUF6174 domain-containing protein, which translates to MPDPAEAADSAPPPRKRLRASDVLAGAAVGGLLALAAVIAIVVVSRRQATPPLTTEALDAARTRWRQNGPADYALDVAVMGRQPGRYHVEVRDGKPVEVLRNGVRSDRRTWHYWTVPGLFDVIEHDVDCAEDPTRGFGAKPGSKAVLRAEFDERRGYPLKFERLILGEPQLDMTWEVEAYRDKFLAR; encoded by the coding sequence GTGCCAGACCCCGCAGAAGCCGCCGATTCGGCCCCGCCGCCCCGAAAGCGCCTGCGGGCCAGCGACGTGTTGGCCGGCGCGGCGGTAGGGGGACTCTTGGCCCTGGCCGCCGTGATCGCCATCGTCGTCGTTTCGCGGCGGCAGGCGACGCCGCCCCTCACCACCGAGGCACTCGACGCCGCCCGAACACGTTGGCGGCAGAACGGCCCGGCAGATTACGCACTCGACGTCGCGGTGATGGGCCGCCAGCCAGGCCGCTATCATGTCGAGGTCCGCGACGGCAAACCCGTCGAGGTGCTGCGAAACGGCGTCCGCTCGGACCGCCGCACCTGGCATTATTGGACGGTGCCCGGCTTATTCGACGTGATCGAGCACGACGTCGACTGTGCCGAAGACCCGACGCGCGGCTTCGGCGCCAAGCCGGGGAGCAAGGCGGTGTTGCGGGCCGAATTTGACGAGCGGCGCGGCTACCCGTTGAAATTCGAGCGGCTGATTCTGGGCGAGCCGCAGCTCGACATGACCTGGGAAGTGGAAGCATATCGTGACAAGTTCTTGGCAAGGTAA
- a CDS encoding HlyD family efflux transporter periplasmic adaptor subunit, with the protein MNAMTAEHRGVSTPIQNGFATRPGRRRGRGWLTWAISFLVFLGLGGVLFYGGYSFYASEGAEGAGPLLTMPVKKADLLITVTEDGNVESAMNIELKCKVPGPITILEIVADGSHVTEGQQLVRLDSSSLEDSVLAQEIVKAKALAAKITSEKDFAAAKIAVDEYEQGTFPQEMEEYDADITVARQDLSTARNQLLYSQKMHRKGYVTALDVESKEFAVEQAQLRLKVAERKKTVLEKFTRLRTLEDLTSKRDSAAALLESDLAALKNESNKLQRLEDQLKECTIVAPQDGMVVYANDRTNPFQQGPKIDLGAQVNQFQAILRLPDLKNMQVKALVHETKVDQLRPGMRARIKIQDNEFQGAITSISNQPEAGNWFQGNVKEYATLIKIDGEPEDLKPGMTAEIEILVQEKKDVLQVPVQCVLESGNRLRAYVKTPGGIEARDLVLGGTNDTVIEIVDGLKEGELVLLHPRADVPDAKDTSAETEAVDVGKRYGTSQVKPGAVGPAAAGGPATGGPAAAQDGGAAGPAGGFKLPTFKELDKDGDGKLTR; encoded by the coding sequence ATGAACGCAATGACCGCCGAACATCGAGGTGTCTCGACGCCGATCCAGAATGGTTTTGCCACCCGCCCTGGGCGCCGCAGGGGGCGCGGTTGGCTGACTTGGGCGATCTCCTTTCTTGTTTTTTTGGGTCTCGGCGGCGTGCTGTTTTATGGCGGCTATTCCTTTTACGCGAGCGAAGGCGCCGAGGGCGCGGGTCCCCTGCTGACGATGCCCGTGAAGAAGGCCGATTTGCTGATCACCGTCACCGAAGACGGCAATGTGGAAAGCGCCATGAACATCGAGCTGAAGTGCAAAGTGCCAGGCCCGATCACGATTCTGGAGATCGTGGCCGACGGCAGCCACGTGACAGAGGGCCAGCAGTTGGTGCGGCTCGATTCGTCGTCGTTGGAAGACTCCGTGCTGGCTCAAGAGATCGTCAAGGCCAAGGCGCTGGCGGCCAAGATCACCTCCGAGAAGGATTTTGCCGCTGCCAAGATCGCCGTCGATGAGTATGAGCAAGGCACCTTCCCGCAAGAGATGGAGGAATACGACGCCGACATCACCGTCGCCCGACAGGACCTGTCGACCGCGCGGAACCAGCTCCTATACAGTCAGAAGATGCACCGCAAGGGGTATGTGACGGCGCTCGACGTCGAATCGAAGGAGTTTGCCGTCGAGCAGGCGCAACTGAGGCTGAAGGTTGCCGAACGCAAGAAAACCGTGTTGGAAAAGTTCACCCGGCTGCGGACGCTCGAAGACCTGACGAGCAAGCGCGACAGCGCCGCGGCGCTGCTGGAGTCCGACCTGGCCGCGTTGAAAAACGAATCGAACAAGCTTCAGCGGCTGGAAGACCAGCTCAAAGAGTGTACGATCGTGGCCCCGCAAGACGGCATGGTTGTTTACGCCAACGACCGGACCAACCCCTTCCAGCAAGGGCCCAAGATCGACTTGGGTGCGCAGGTCAATCAGTTCCAGGCCATCTTGCGGCTGCCCGACTTGAAGAACATGCAGGTCAAGGCGCTCGTCCATGAAACCAAAGTCGATCAACTGCGGCCGGGCATGCGCGCCAGAATCAAGATTCAAGACAACGAATTCCAAGGCGCGATTACGTCGATTTCCAATCAGCCCGAGGCTGGGAATTGGTTCCAGGGCAACGTCAAGGAATACGCGACGTTGATCAAAATCGACGGCGAACCGGAAGACCTCAAGCCCGGAATGACCGCGGAAATCGAGATTCTCGTCCAGGAGAAAAAGGACGTGCTGCAGGTGCCGGTGCAATGCGTGTTGGAGAGCGGCAACCGATTGCGGGCGTATGTCAAGACCCCCGGCGGCATTGAAGCCCGCGACCTGGTGCTGGGGGGAACCAACGACACCGTGATCGAAATCGTCGACGGCCTGAAGGAAGGGGAACTGGTGCTGCTGCACCCACGCGCCGACGTGCCGGACGCCAAAGACACGTCTGCCGAGACCGAAGCCGTCGATGTCGGCAAGCGGTATGGAACGAGTCAGGTCAAGCCCGGAGCGGTCGGGCCTGCGGCGGCGGGCGGACCTGCGACGGGCGGACCGGCCGCCGCCCAGGACGGCGGCGCGGCGGGACCAGCGGGCGGCTTCAAGCTGCCTACCTTCAAGGAACTGGACAAGGACGGTGACGGCAAGCTCACCCGCTAA